One genomic region from Tripterygium wilfordii isolate XIE 37 chromosome 20, ASM1340144v1, whole genome shotgun sequence encodes:
- the LOC119986731 gene encoding NAD(P)H-quinone oxidoreductase subunit S, chloroplastic-like has protein sequence MAHSITLPSPQSHLKSHFFGQTSLSDRPGRSSFPLSRHQSRFSCAKFNLSELLGGRGLCNGEEGVEKELKKTVQEEEPSSSAADVKSEENSTRMATSAADSVPEDGFEKEMMGITGGFPEGETGLQKFIQENPPPKNQSGADLGK, from the coding sequence ATGGCTCATTCAATCACCCTACCAAGCCCTCAAAGCCACCTTAAATCCCACTTTTTTGGCCAAACCTCCCTCTCCGATCGCCCTGGCCGATCATCTTTTCCACTCTCCAGGCACCAATCAAGGTTTTCATGTGCCAAATTCAACCTGTCAGAACTCTTGGGGGGCAGGGGACTCTGTAATGGAGAGGAAGGGGTAGAAAAAGAGCTAAAGAAAACCGTGCAAGAAGAAGAACCATCATCATCAGCAGCAGATGTGAAGAGTGAAGAGAATTCAACTAGAATGGCAACATCAGCAGCTGATAGTGTCCCTGAAGATGGTTTTGAAAAGGAAATGATGGGAATAACTGGGGGATTCCCAGAAGGAGaaactggtctccagaaattcATTCAGGAAAACCCTCCACCAAAAAATCAGTCAGGTGCAGATTTAGGTAAGTAA